The genomic stretch tgtgtgaattgcAAGTGGTTGGTGTTAAAAGTGATCGCGTGAGGTAAATTTCCAAAAAACTCTTTATATCaggacgtgcccacgccagaaaTTACAGGAGGTTACCAAAAGCCGGACCCGCGAGATTAACAGCAGAACCAATTAAGGAATTGGGTCCACGTGAGAAGCATGGGATCAAAACCCCAAAAGAGCAAAGCTTTGCTTCTGACTCTTTGTGGGCTTCTGACTCTCATATTTGATACATTCTCGCTTTCTATATATAGTCAATATTTATTTAGTCCTTGCAGATATGTAGCAAAATTTTCCCACAAATTAATTATTCCTGCAAAATGACAGATTCCATATTCCCATTtggttccatttttttttttttttaacattacAAGGAACTAAAAGACTAATTAGACATGATAAGATGGCGATGATGGGATTTGGCTAGGCAGTTAAAGGTTACCTCAATTGTCTTATGCTGAGTATTTAATTTTATCCATCTCCAATATTTTCATTCCCACTTCTTTCTTCACATCCAACCTTGTCTAGAAAAccaggggaaaaaaaaggaaaaagaaaatctttACTTGATATatcaattaaattttttaaaattagaaAACACGTGCTGAGAGAGGTACAGTTGAAATATCATCGGTCACACCATATTCAACTTTTTATCAGCACATCGTGAGAGTGAAGGGACAGGCCAACCACCTAATGTTCACAGACTAATCAAAGCAAGATTATATGCGCAAAATCAGTgattcaaattaaaaaaatcacGGATACTCATGAAAGATTATGAAAATGCACATTTAATGTTTGTTTTTATAACCCATCTTTTTGAGTGAATTTGTGCGCCTCATAGGAATTATTACACACGAATTTTAACAGTATATACTTCATGTGAATTTTTACTATGAATTTTAAAATATGTATAACTATGTTTATATAACTGAGTTCCCTCCCCCAACTTGGGGTTTTgccaaaagaaaaactgaggATAATCAAAGGGGAAAAAACAGAAATGatatgtagttttttttttttttttttttttttgtaaaatttggaATGAGTTCACATTCACAGGATTAAAAGAAAGGGTATACAACATATTTGAGataagattttggaaaagtttGTTAACCTATGGTGCACTTTACCCTTTACAAAATCGGGCCTCGTTTGaaaggtgagttttttgggtgtttatctaaaattttactgtaacttattgtagaattttttaaaaaaattttgaagtatattttttttaatattttgaagtgtatagtttaaaaactttgaaaagttttttgaggttactgtagctaaagtttttaaaaaacttataacagataaatttggcaaaaaacttggcttccaaacaataataaaattgtGCAATGTTGGTCATAGGACGAAAATAAATCACTACGCTGTATTTCATACCTTAATCTTTTCAAACTTTAGATTTCTATTTTGATAGTAGAAAAGGGAAATTaacattataaaaaaaaaggcataATGTGTATGTATAGACTTTTAAAGGTGCCGAATAATAAGTAATGCATTCAACAGTGTTCTCTTGTAATTCTAGACCTACTACTTCTTATTgatttggattgcattttttatgatttttcatggaaaaattactgtagcaatttgatgtatgtgagaaaaaaaggtgataggaaaatgtgattacggaaaacgacgtaattttctGACGGaaaatcgcaatccaaacaaggcctaaagTCATTTATTTCCTGTTTCTAGAAAATGGGGTTTTTGgtcgcaacggatcttctgtcccacaccctgtgccactttctgtcccattttttattatattgctatttctcccatataaacatcatgttttagttcttttgtGTTTCCTTAAAATcaaataactattaattgagtaatacacaaaatttaacaaactcaaaaaattaaaatgcattaaaaatgagattttttttatgaattttctgctatattttttaattttctattatatattacttttttgaatctgctgtatttattttttactcaattaatagttatttgATTTTAAGGAAACacaaaagaactaaaacatgatatttatgtaggagaaatagcaatataataaaaaatgggacagagagtggcacaggaTGTGAGACAGAAGATCGTTGCAATTTTCGGGTCTCACCTACGAATAATCCACCCACCGTTCTTTACCAAAAAAGAAGATGATTGAGCTTATTACTATTGCTTTCTGGGCCCATAAAAATGGAGGGGCATCAACCcgaagaaaaataaataaataaataaacaactaaagtgCGGACTGCGGACCACGTTATTTAGTTGAATGAGCAATGAATATCTACTATTCGGTTATAAGAAACAATGTAGGGGAGGACTTATATAACTTATGTTAAAGTAACTATACCTATTTTCGAAACCTGAATTGAACTTAGGTCTTGACTCTTGAAGTCTTGAGTTGCCTTTTCTGTTGCACTCCGAAGAAATTATCCTCTGCATCACATATTCCTGGAAAACTCACAGCTGGCTTCCATTTGATTGAGAACTgtcatttttattttggggtgGGGTGGGGTTTCCTTGATTTCGAGTAGATTCTCATTCTCTTGTGCTCTTTCCTCTTAAACTACAGAAAAACCCGTTCATGTCCATACCGAAAACTTGGTCAGACACCATTGCTTTATTCCTTCCCCTGTTAAATAATTCGACATCATTGCTTTTGCACGATGCTGCGGTAGTCATTCCTTTTTCTCATGATCATCTTAATAGCTTCAACGATTTTGTATTATAAGCAGGTAAGGCAACTTCATCTTTCAAAATCACGTTGCTGCCTATCTTCCTGTCTTCAATTTCCATCATGTTTcttgctttagtttcttctGATTGgttaattctttctttttctgtttgatgctgtttttctttttgataaatACTGCAACATATAGCATCAACGTTCACCAGCTTATGAATCTATAACCTACTCTTCCTTCTTCCTTACAAGATACTAGAGTGCACTGTCCCATAAACCAGAAACCGCCTTCTCCGCATTCTTAAGTTAAAGAGAAAGACTGAAAATGGCAGAAACGGTTCTCTCCTTTGTGCTGGATCAACTCTCAACTTTTCTGCGCGAGGAGGGACGACTATTGGGAGGGCTACGGCAAGAGGTCCAATTCATCAGGGATGAGTTGGGGCACATGAGGGCTTTCCTGAGAGAGGcagaaacaaaagaagaagatgCTCAACCCAGGCTCCAAGAATGGATCAAGCAAGTGCGAGAAGCTGCTTATGACACTGAAGACATTCTTGATGAATTTGTAGCTCGCTTTGCTCGGCACCGCACAACAGGATTCTACGGCTCTGTTAGGAGAATTTTCAGCTCCATCAAGAATTTGAGAGCTCGTCATCGGGTTGCTAGCGAAATACAAAGCATCAAGTCCAGAATCAACAGTATTTCTGAAGGTCATCAAAGATACCAATCCGAATACGGTATCTCTGCCCAAGCGTCCAACTCACTATCTGCTGTGAACAACGCAACCTGGCGCTATAGCAGAGATGACGCACTGCTTGTGGAAGAAGCTAAATTAGTTGGCATTGACCAGCCCAAGAAGCATCTAATTTCTCAGCTCCTCCAAGGGGATGATTACCAACTAAAAGTTGTTTCAGTGGTTGGTATGGGAGGACTTGGCAAAACTACCCTAGTGAAAAAAGTCCACGAGGATCTTGAAGTCAGAAGGCATTTCCCAATTCGTGCTTGGGTAACTGTCTCTCAGACATGTGACTTTCAGTACCTCCTGAAAGACTTGATTCAACAGTTACACAAGGAAGGGAAGAAACCAGTCCCACAATCGATCGAGTCTTCGAATACCACCGAGCTGAAAGAAattatcaaagattttcttcaacaagctGGAAGGTATGCAATTGTTTTTGATGATGTATGGGACGTGGAATTTTGGAATATCATCAAATTTGCACTGCCCGAGAGTAGCCGTGGCAACCGTGTCATGCTAACAACTCGAAGAGCTGATGTAGCCTCTGCCTCTTGGCATTGAATCTCGGGGTTTTGTCTACAGAATGAGCCACTATCTGTTGAGGATTCAAGGACCCTGTTTTGCACAAGATCTTTAACGGTGGTAATTGCCCTGGCCATTTGATGGATGTTGCCAAAGGTATATTGGATAAATGTGAGGCTTGCCCTTGCAATCCTTGCAATCAGTGGGCTTTTGGCTTCGAAAGATGTAAACAGAATAGATGAATGGGAGATGGTTCGACGCAGTCTTGGGGGTGAATTTGAAGGCGCTGGTAAGTTAGACAGAGTTAAAAGGATACTTTCTCTTAGTTATAATGATTTGCCTTGGCATCTAAAGACATGTCTATTGTACACAAGTATCTACCCAGAGGATTACAAAATAGAATGCTATAGACTAATTAATTTGTGGATTGCTGAAAGGTTTGTAGAATGGAGAGAAGGAATGAGTATCGAAGATGTAGCCTGGGATTATCTCAGTGAACTCATCAATAGAAGCCTAATTCAAGTGACTCGTGTGTTTTACGAAGGAATGCCCGAAATTTGTCGAATCCATGACCTATTACAAGAAGTTATTCTTGTCAAGTCAAGGGAACAAAACATGGTCACAGTTACTGCTGGACATCCAACGATGTGGCCGTCCGAGAAGGTACGCCGTCTAGTAGTACATAGTAGTAGCAGTAACAATACCCAGCACCACCAAGTAAGACCAAATTATTGCTTTGACCACCTTCGGTCGTTTATTACTGTTGGATCCACGAACCCACTACTGTCCAGAATGCTGTTATCTGAAGTTGCACGTGGTAGTAAGCTGATAAAGGTCTTGGATTTTAGAGGTCAAAAGACACAGGAGGAAGTTCCAAATGAGATTTTCAACTTGTTTCATCTCAAGCATCTGGACCTATATGATACGAGAGTGGAGAGAGTCCCAAAAGGCATTGGGAAGCTTCAACATTTGGAGTATCTGAATTTGGGAAAAACTGGAGTTAGGGAATTACCCATGGAAATCCTAAAGCTGCAAAAACTTCGGGTTCTCAGAGTGTATCAACAAGTTGATTCTTCCGATGATGATTATGGATATCATGGATTTAAAGCTCCCTCGAATATGGGAGGGCTTCTTGCCCTAGAAGTATTAAACTGCATAGATGCTAGTGGTGGATCCACAATAGTCAAGGAGATAGGAAAGTTGACCCAATTAAGAGAGCTATATATTACAAAGTTAAGAAGAGAAGATGGAAAGGAGCTCTGCTCCTCCCTTGCCAATCTCACCAGTCTTCATAGACTATGCATTGAATCAATTGGAAAAGGTGATGATCATGAGATAATTGATCTAAATCATCATcctccttctctttcttcttctttttctcttcgtATGCTGCTTTTGTGTGGCCGCTTGGAAAAGATGCCACGATGGGTAGCTCATCTTCACAGCTTGGTAAGAATAGATTTGGATTGGAGCAAGTTAAGGGGTGAGGAGGATCCGCTTGAATCCCTCCAACATTTGCCCAATTTGGGTGAAATTAACTTCTGTGGATCTTACCAGGGAGAAGGGTTGTGCTTCAAGGCTGGAGGATTCCTAAATCTGAAGCGGATGTACTTAAAGAGTATGGAAGGGTTGAGATGGTTGAGAGTGGAGGAGGGTGCACTGCCTCGTCTCCAAAATCTTATTCTAGAACGACTTCCATTACTGGAGGAATTACCATTGGGTATTCAGCACTTGAGCCATCTTCAACAGCTGTATTTGTCTCAGATGAGTTCTGAAATGATAGAAAAGGTAGAGAATCAGAAGGAAGGAAGTGAAGATTACACAAAAATCGCACACATTCCTGAAATTCTCATTGGTTACTATACAGATGATGGGGAATGGAGAGAGCGCCAGCTAtgggaggagaagaagaaaacataATCATTcctagcagcagcagcagccgcCGTGGCTTCCCTTTCTCTAGTTTGTGGACAACACTGCTtcctcttcttttgtttttattttttattagtaattttttgCCCCTTCGACATCCGTGAGAGAAGTTCATCATCTTCTGTGTCTTACCTTCTTATTTATTGTATGTATTATGTATAATGCTTGATGTTGTTAATGTACTGTATACCATTACTCTTTATCTTTTTGTGTCTTGATCTTTCTATATTTGATTTAGCAAACGatcaattttaaattttggttaGAGATAATACTTCTGCTCGTACAAACCTACATTAGTATGGTTTGTCTGGTAAATATAGACATACACCAAGTTTATTATGCGACTCTTTTTACGTGATAATATCCCCCAATCTGCATATGTGATCATTCATCATTGACAAGTATAATTACTTTGTGCTAATAAACCTACAATGTGTATAACTATTTCTTAAATATTTTCACATTGAAAATCTGCATTGCGTCCTCTCTAGGATtatcagaaaacacaaaatttaGATTCAATTCAATTCTCTCTAAAGATTTTCACTTCTAAACGTGACAAAATCTGGGTAAATTAGGCAGGCAATCAAGAACGAATACTGAAGATAAGGTTTAGCAACATGTGGGCAACCAAGAACGATTGGTTTTGCAATTTGTTTGATTAACGTATGGCGCTAGCAAATTTTAATTCtattgagttaaaaaaaaaagaatatgaagaGAGGATctctaattaattttttttttaaattcaggAAGCTAGTTTCTAATACATAAGATTTGGACCCTCATATTCCTTCTCAAATTTCTCTCTATTGATTACAACATCATTtgaccacccccccccccccaaagtTCTATATCATTTTGTCAAAAAAGCATTAAAATAATCTATATACCTACAATTCATgtaaaaaagaataaattacATATAATTCCCCTATAATTTTCTTCAATGCCACATAACACCTCTAAAGTTTCATAATAGTTATATAACctttatgtgattttatgtaaaGTAGAAAATGGAAGGATTGCACCATTGATTAGGTGATTAAACTAAATGCGCTCCCATAAACTTGTGTGATGGAATCATAAAATCTACTTAACCCTCTGTGATTTAAATAAATACGCATTTTACATCATTGTAATTGTTACATTTATCCACACAATTTCCCTACAGTTTTATCCAAGTTGGTTAAACATTTATTCGCTTTATCATTTAAGTAAGGtcattattagtatttgaaataatgatGTTACAGAGGTTATTTTTCGTAAAGTTTACACTGAACCTAAGGGAGTGAAATAGATATTTTGTAATGTTTTAGCGGTTATATGACAATGAGTGAAACCATAGAAGATTACGTTTAATTTATCCTAAAATAAGGGTACTTAAAGCTAAGAGTGGCAACAAGGGCAAATGCCCGCGAGAGTAGAAATAGGGTGGGGGCAGAAAATTTTCCCCTATCTTAAAACGGGGCTGGAGGCCGGGCAACATACACACGTCCCATCCCCTGCATACggaaattttatatatatatatatatatatttaaatttataGATGTATAtgtaatacatatatatacacaatataataatttagttataatccaattctttttatttaataatataattaataacaTAATTGTGTAGTTTTGGTCCCTAAAATGTTTGCAAGAGCAAATCTGGTCCCTAATATATCCATTTTAAAAATAGATTTAGGacatttgaagaatttttttcaattactAACAAAATTTAGTCATGTCTAATTATGTGTCCATTAAATTACATTTCAAAACAAAGAAGCAAAATAGTAGCTAactttaaacaacaaaattaagaACTAACAATTCATAtgctaactaattaactagtaaaaactgaaaatttttaaactaaaaTTAGTAGAAGCACCCAATTCATCAATATAGAACTCATTTTTACACTCTATCCTGACTATGCCAAGCACAAAATCTTAACATTTATTTTTCACATagattaacaaattttctttcttttttttttctcttgattaattAGTTACCAACATGAAGAGTAAACACCCCACCAACCGCATAGTCTCACTAACAATTTCCATGATTTCGTAGTGTAGTTTCGGCTTTCAAAAT from Coffea eugenioides isolate CCC68of chromosome 8, Ceug_1.0, whole genome shotgun sequence encodes the following:
- the LOC113779446 gene encoding putative disease resistance protein At1g50180, with the protein product MAETVLSFVLDQLSTFLREEGRLLGGLRQEVQFIRDELGHMRAFLREAETKEEDAQPRLQEWIKQVREAAYDTEDILDEFVARFARHRTTGFYGSVRRIFSSIKNLRARHRVASEIQSIKSRINSISEGHQRYQSEYGISAQASNSLSAVNNATWRYSRDDALLVEEAKLVGIDQPKKHLISQLLQGDDYQLKVVSVVGMGGLGKTTLVKKVHEDLEVRRHFPIRAWVTVSQTCDFQYLLKDLIQQLHKEGKKPVPQSIESSNTTELKEIIKDFLQQAGRYAIVFDDVWDVEFWNIIKFALPESSRGNRVMLTTRRADVASASWH
- the LOC113779447 gene encoding disease resistance protein RPM1-like: MLPKVYWINVRLALAILAISGLLASKDVNRIDEWEMVRRSLGGEFEGAGKLDRVKRILSLSYNDLPWHLKTCLLYTSIYPEDYKIECYRLINLWIAERFVEWREGMSIEDVAWDYLSELINRSLIQVTRVFYEGMPEICRIHDLLQEVILVKSREQNMVTVTAGHPTMWPSEKVRRLVVHSSSSNNTQHHQVRPNYCFDHLRSFITVGSTNPLLSRMLLSEVARGSKLIKVLDFRGQKTQEEVPNEIFNLFHLKHLDLYDTRVERVPKGIGKLQHLEYLNLGKTGVRELPMEILKLQKLRVLRVYQQVDSSDDDYGYHGFKAPSNMGGLLALEVLNCIDASGGSTIVKEIGKLTQLRELYITKLRREDGKELCSSLANLTSLHRLCIESIGKGDDHEIIDLNHHPPSLSSSFSLRMLLLCGRLEKMPRWVAHLHSLVRIDLDWSKLRGEEDPLESLQHLPNLGEINFCGSYQGEGLCFKAGGFLNLKRMYLKSMEGLRWLRVEEGALPRLQNLILERLPLLEELPLGIQHLSHLQQLYLSQMSSEMIEKVENQKEGSEDYTKIAHIPEILIGYYTDDGEWRERQLWEEKKKT